From Flavobacterium arcticum, the proteins below share one genomic window:
- a CDS encoding DUF2254 domain-containing protein: protein MNNLIGIIKFWIKHRYNRIVNSIAFYPAFIAFAFLIASILFIRFDFSETGQTLKEEFEWLNLRDASTARNIIAVVAGGILSLTVFSFSMVMIVLNQAASQMSNRVLNKLIGNRFQQIVLGIYIGTIVFALFLLTAVRDINSGIFIPAISTYILIIIAIIDIFIFIYFLHYITQSVKYEIIIKRILTVTLHNMKGSCYLKKEPEAITQIDFNYEIKTPKTGVYEGFDKDTLIDICNKNDCKVSILYSPGTFVFKELAVIKVNKKISDEALKKIQKTLYLSQDETIVGNFFYGFRQLTEIAIKALSPGINDPGTASLALRALFELFIYRVVYFPENTIKDKNDKACIYVKQPDFETIFNMTVLPIWDYGKNDRIIQNEMHGLLEQFLSLHPNTEMEFFFKEISKGSN from the coding sequence ATGAATAATCTAATAGGTATAATAAAATTCTGGATAAAGCATCGCTATAACCGCATTGTAAATAGTATCGCTTTTTACCCTGCATTTATCGCTTTTGCATTTCTAATAGCCTCTATACTTTTTATTCGTTTCGATTTTTCAGAAACTGGACAGACATTAAAGGAGGAATTTGAATGGTTAAACTTACGTGATGCTTCTACAGCACGAAATATTATTGCGGTTGTTGCAGGAGGAATACTATCGTTAACGGTTTTCAGTTTTTCAATGGTTATGATAGTTCTCAATCAGGCAGCGTCACAAATGTCTAACAGAGTATTAAATAAACTTATAGGTAACCGATTTCAGCAAATTGTATTAGGTATATATATTGGTACTATAGTGTTTGCACTCTTCCTTCTTACTGCTGTTCGTGATATAAATTCGGGTATTTTTATACCTGCAATTAGCACTTATATATTAATCATTATTGCTATAATAGATATATTTATATTTATATACTTTCTTCATTATATAACACAATCAGTTAAATATGAGATTATTATTAAACGTATATTAACTGTAACCTTACATAATATGAAAGGTTCTTGTTATCTTAAAAAAGAACCAGAGGCAATAACTCAAATAGATTTTAATTATGAAATAAAAACACCCAAAACAGGTGTTTATGAAGGTTTTGATAAAGATACACTTATTGATATTTGCAATAAAAATGATTGTAAAGTTAGTATACTATACTCTCCTGGTACATTTGTATTTAAAGAATTAGCTGTAATAAAAGTAAACAAGAAAATTTCTGATGAAGCTCTAAAAAAAATACAGAAGACATTGTACCTAAGTCAGGATGAAACTATTGTAGGTAATTTCTTTTATGGTTTTCGTCAACTTACAGAAATAGCCATTAAGGCACTAAGTCCTGGTATTAACGATCCTGGTACAGCATCATTAGCTTTGCGAGCACTTTTTGAATTGTTTATATATCGTGTAGTTTATTTTCCTGAAAACACAATTAAAGACAAAAACGACAAAGCATGTATATATGTAAAACAACCTGATTTTGAAACAATATTTAATATGACAGTTTTACCTATATGGGATTATGGTAAAAATGACAGAATAATACAAAATGAAATGCATGGGCTACTAGAGCAATTTTTATCCTTACATCCTAATACTGAAATGGAATTCTTTTTTAAAGAAATTAGTAAAGGTTCTAATTAA
- a CDS encoding DNA polymerase III, translated as MLLTWNKFAQRLSDSGQKIMATYMQINDPVLEKDGFTIKLELPNEGSKIDFDNGKHDLLGYMRGKLHNHDIVIETHVNETVSKKHAFTPLEKFEKLKEINPLMEKLRQTFDLDIG; from the coding sequence ATGCTATTGACATGGAATAAATTTGCACAACGCCTTAGCGATAGTGGTCAAAAAATTATGGCTACTTATATGCAAATAAATGATCCTGTTCTTGAAAAAGATGGTTTTACCATAAAATTAGAGTTACCAAACGAAGGTTCTAAAATAGATTTTGATAATGGTAAGCATGACTTATTAGGCTATATGCGTGGTAAGTTGCATAATCATGATATTGTTATAGAAACTCATGTAAATGAAACAGTTTCTAAAAAACATGCCTTTACTCCACTAGAAAAATTTGAGAAACTAAAAGAGATTAATCCTTTAATGGAAAAATTACGCCAAACTTTTGATTTGGATATAGGGTAA
- the dnaX gene encoding DNA polymerase III subunit gamma/tau: protein MEQFIVSARKYRPQTFKDVVGQQAITNTLLNAIANNHLAQALLFTGPRGVGKTTCARILARKINQEGYDDPNEDFAFNVFELDAASNNSVDDIRNLIDQVRIPPQTGKYKVYIIDEVHMLSQAAFNAFLKTLEEPPRHAIFILATTEKHKIIPTILSRCQIFDFKRITVKDAKEYLAEVANNQNITFEDDALHIIAQKADGAMRDALSIFDRVVSYCGTNLTRQAVTENLNVLDFEYYINVTDLLLENKIPELLLAFNDILAKGFDGHHFVAGLASHFRDLLVCKNPATLVLLEAGETARNLYDAQAKKTSQEFLLEGINIANDCDLKYKNSQNQRLLVELCLMQLASITFDGEKKKLNNL, encoded by the coding sequence ATGGAACAATTTATTGTATCAGCCCGAAAATACCGCCCGCAAACCTTTAAGGATGTTGTAGGGCAACAGGCTATTACTAATACTTTGCTCAATGCCATAGCAAACAATCACTTAGCACAGGCTTTACTGTTTACAGGACCTCGTGGAGTGGGAAAAACCACTTGTGCGCGTATTCTTGCCCGAAAAATAAATCAGGAAGGGTATGATGACCCTAACGAAGATTTTGCTTTTAATGTATTTGAGCTAGATGCAGCATCAAATAACTCGGTAGATGATATTCGTAATCTTATCGACCAAGTGCGTATACCGCCACAAACAGGTAAGTATAAAGTATATATTATAGATGAAGTACACATGCTATCTCAGGCAGCATTTAATGCTTTCCTGAAAACGCTTGAAGAGCCACCAAGACACGCTATATTTATACTTGCCACTACTGAGAAGCATAAAATAATACCTACTATACTATCGCGTTGCCAAATATTCGACTTTAAGCGAATAACGGTAAAAGACGCTAAAGAATATCTTGCAGAAGTAGCTAATAATCAAAACATTACTTTTGAAGATGATGCGTTGCATATTATAGCCCAAAAGGCAGACGGTGCTATGCGCGATGCGCTATCGATATTTGACAGGGTGGTGAGCTATTGCGGTACAAACCTTACACGACAAGCCGTAACAGAAAACCTTAATGTACTTGATTTTGAATATTACATTAATGTGACTGATTTGTTGTTAGAAAATAAAATACCCGAACTATTATTGGCATTTAATGATATACTTGCTAAAGGTTTCGACGGGCATCATTTTGTAGCAGGGCTTGCCTCGCATTTTAGAGATTTATTAGTATGTAAAAACCCTGCAACATTAGTACTACTAGAAGCAGGAGAAACAGCTCGCAACTTATATGACGCTCAAGCAAAAAAAACCAGTCAGGAATTTTTACTAGAGGGTATAAATATTGCCAATGATTGTGACCTGAAATATAAAAATAGTCAAAATCAACGACTACTAGTCGAACTTTGCCTTATGCAGCTTGCCTCTATCACCTTTGATGGAGAAAAAAAAAAGCTGAACAATTTATAA
- a CDS encoding Shedu immune nuclease family protein yields MEAESNKVEDDVINNSKIEHLYNHDFGGGRFFQVVFSDNNETHIKLASKTLMKITYLKESDDIEGIEIVKAISGNEKERIKFSKFNLQQLTCFLDFIKNIDLKSISDRRITLADDSLNNIDSKTKKQITTLLSGTEGLDVIKDSLDSGLITSQDLVNTGYRKQQLKIFEKLLNNKEYIVIYKTEFCNPKTKDETAWQHFFNKNQWIFGYGLDYRFQGILQKEFHASGTTASGSNGVIGDFLTGDNNFTSFVELKLPTTQLFGKDKNRANVWKLSNDLLEAFSQILEQKASGQLKIETSKELNNDKSTPITQRAYDSKTILIIGNWSEINKSPEPEGIKSIKKKTFELFRRDSRNIEILTYDELYDRAKFIVENKNNE; encoded by the coding sequence ATGGAAGCAGAATCAAATAAAGTTGAAGATGACGTAATAAACAATTCTAAAATAGAACATCTTTACAATCACGATTTTGGAGGTGGAAGATTTTTTCAAGTAGTTTTTTCTGACAATAACGAAACACATATAAAACTTGCATCAAAAACTTTAATGAAAATTACCTATTTAAAGGAGAGTGATGATATAGAAGGTATTGAAATTGTCAAAGCAATTAGTGGTAATGAAAAAGAAAGAATTAAATTTAGTAAATTCAACTTACAACAACTAACATGCTTCCTTGATTTTATAAAAAATATCGATTTAAAATCAATTTCTGATAGAAGAATCACTCTAGCAGATGATTCACTAAACAATATTGATTCAAAAACAAAAAAACAAATAACAACTTTACTTTCTGGAACTGAAGGCTTAGATGTTATTAAAGACTCTCTTGATAGTGGCTTAATTACTTCCCAAGATCTAGTAAATACAGGTTATCGAAAACAACAACTTAAAATATTTGAAAAGCTTTTAAACAACAAAGAATATATAGTAATCTACAAAACGGAATTTTGTAATCCAAAGACTAAAGACGAAACTGCTTGGCAACATTTTTTTAATAAAAATCAGTGGATTTTTGGATATGGCTTAGATTATAGATTTCAAGGAATTCTACAAAAAGAATTCCATGCCTCAGGTACAACTGCTAGTGGAAGTAATGGAGTAATTGGTGATTTTTTAACAGGTGATAATAATTTTACATCATTTGTTGAATTAAAACTTCCTACAACTCAATTATTTGGTAAAGATAAAAATCGTGCTAACGTATGGAAATTATCAAACGATTTATTAGAGGCTTTTTCACAAATTTTAGAACAGAAAGCTAGTGGTCAGCTTAAAATTGAAACCTCCAAAGAGCTTAATAACGATAAATCTACTCCTATAACGCAAAGAGCCTACGATTCTAAAACAATCTTAATAATTGGAAACTGGTCAGAAATAAATAAATCACCCGAACCCGAAGGCATAAAAAGTATTAAGAAAAAAACTTTTGAACTGTTTAGAAGAGATTCCCGTAATATTGAAATACTGACTTATGATGAATTATATGATAGAGCTAAATTTATTGTTGAAAATAAGAACAATGAATAA
- the rsmD gene encoding 16S rRNA (guanine(966)-N(2))-methyltransferase RsmD encodes MRIISGKYKGRRISPPKNLPVRPTTDMSKESLFNILNNRFDFEGLKVMDLFAGTGNLSYEFGSRGAESITSVDGDFGCIKYIKQTATEFDFNISAIKSDVYKFLAGHKSSYDIIVADPPYNSAQKEFEAVVSLVFDNDLLQEDGMMIIEHSKHTTLEHMMNWSFSKKYGGSIFSFFEFDKDESEENINENTDVEEL; translated from the coding sequence ATGAGAATAATATCTGGTAAATATAAAGGTCGCAGAATAAGCCCACCAAAAAACCTACCTGTACGCCCCACTACCGATATGAGTAAGGAGTCGTTGTTTAATATCCTTAACAATCGTTTTGATTTTGAAGGGCTTAAAGTAATGGACTTGTTTGCAGGAACGGGTAACCTGAGCTATGAGTTTGGTTCGCGTGGTGCAGAGAGTATAACATCGGTAGATGGTGATTTTGGATGTATAAAATACATAAAGCAAACCGCTACAGAATTTGATTTTAATATCTCGGCTATAAAAAGCGATGTATATAAGTTTTTGGCAGGGCATAAATCGTCTTACGATATTATTGTAGCCGACCCACCGTATAACTCTGCACAAAAAGAGTTTGAGGCTGTAGTATCACTTGTTTTTGATAACGACTTGTTGCAAGAAGACGGTATGATGATTATAGAACACTCAAAACATACCACGCTAGAACACATGATGAACTGGTCGTTTAGTAAAAAATATGGCGGTTCTATATTCTCTTTCTTTGAGTTTGATAAAGATGAAAGCGAAGAAAACATTAATGAAAATACTGATGTAGAGGAGTTGTAG
- a CDS encoding DUF3822 family protein, translated as MNTAITTKNYKKLILQVGLGGMSFCVLDTLNTAVSNINSTTFSKFQPIEDALWKLFVEHPELKMDYDEVVVLHDNCLNTFVPKALFDENFLGSYLQYNTKVFETDFFTFDAIDNYELHNVYVPQVNINNYLIDRFGSFEYKNTNSILVSKLLEASKNIDEKQVFIHIQDSHFEIVVAYNQKLLLYNSFEYNTPEDFLYYLLFTLEQLSLNPETVKVILLGTINKTNPCYTLAYTYIRNISFHDTEALQEKYKINSNQATQHFILLNA; from the coding sequence ATGAATACTGCCATTACCACAAAAAATTATAAAAAACTCATACTACAAGTAGGTCTTGGGGGTATGTCGTTTTGTGTTCTTGATACACTAAACACTGCCGTATCAAACATTAATAGTACTACGTTTTCTAAATTTCAGCCTATAGAAGATGCGCTGTGGAAGTTGTTTGTAGAACATCCTGAGTTAAAAATGGACTATGACGAGGTGGTAGTACTGCATGATAACTGCCTTAATACCTTTGTACCTAAAGCCTTGTTCGACGAAAACTTTTTGGGCAGTTACCTGCAATACAACACTAAAGTATTTGAAACCGATTTTTTTACTTTTGATGCTATTGATAACTACGAGCTGCATAATGTATATGTACCACAGGTAAATATAAATAACTATCTTATAGATCGCTTTGGAAGTTTTGAATATAAAAACACCAATAGTATATTGGTTTCAAAACTACTAGAAGCTTCTAAAAATATCGACGAAAAGCAGGTTTTTATACATATACAAGATTCTCATTTTGAAATAGTTGTAGCATATAACCAAAAGTTATTGTTATACAACTCATTTGAGTACAACACACCCGAAGATTTTTTATATTACCTGTTGTTTACGTTAGAGCAATTATCGCTAAACCCCGAAACGGTAAAAGTGATATTATTAGGAACCATAAACAAAACTAATCCGTGTTACACACTTGCTTATACCTACATTAGGAATATTTCGTTTCATGATACAGAAGCATTACAGGAAAAATACAAAATTAACAGCAACCAAGCTACACAACATTTTATACTACTTAACGCATGA
- a CDS encoding ATP-dependent DNA helicase has product MNSGLFYKILRQKFPFEPTLKQDIFLQKISVFITNTNKDELFVLKGYAGTGKTTIISTIVNHLRDADKKYVLLAPTGRAAKVISGYSQKPAFTIHKRIYFPKKGSGGTVGFTMQPNKFKNTIFLVDEASMISDTASESKMYANGSLLDDLMQYVYSGQNCKMIFIGDTAQLPPVNSDMSPALNIDTLGLHYQKDVQQIELDEVMRQESNSGILYNATELREILKSAFVDTFQFRIKSFKDIIRLVDGYDIEDAINQAYYNYSIEDTAFIVRSNKRANQYNEQIRYKILGRESELSAGDFLMVVKNNYFWLNEKSEAGFIANGDIIEVLEIFRIEELYGFKFARVKIRMVDYPDQIPFETVLLLDTITSESASLTYEESNRLYEEVQKDYEGETKYKKFLKTKNNPHFNALQVKFSYAMTCHKSQGGQWNTVFVEQPYLPEGITTDYIRWLYTAVTRAKDKLYLIGFKDENFEE; this is encoded by the coding sequence ATGAATTCAGGCTTATTTTATAAAATACTGCGCCAAAAATTCCCGTTTGAACCTACGCTGAAACAGGATATTTTTTTACAGAAGATATCCGTTTTTATTACCAATACTAACAAAGATGAGCTTTTTGTTTTAAAAGGCTATGCCGGAACAGGAAAAACAACAATTATTTCAACTATTGTTAACCATCTGCGCGATGCCGATAAAAAATATGTGCTGCTTGCGCCTACAGGTAGGGCAGCAAAAGTAATATCGGGCTATTCGCAAAAGCCAGCATTTACAATACATAAGCGTATTTATTTCCCAAAAAAGGGGAGTGGTGGCACGGTAGGCTTTACCATGCAGCCTAATAAGTTTAAAAATACCATTTTTTTAGTAGATGAAGCCTCCATGATATCTGATACGGCATCAGAATCTAAAATGTATGCAAACGGTTCGCTGCTAGACGACCTAATGCAATATGTGTATTCGGGACAAAATTGCAAAATGATTTTTATTGGCGATACTGCACAGTTACCACCCGTAAACTCAGATATGAGTCCTGCCTTAAATATCGACACTTTAGGACTTCATTATCAAAAAGATGTACAGCAAATAGAGCTTGACGAGGTAATGCGACAAGAAAGTAACTCGGGCATACTATATAATGCTACCGAACTGCGCGAGATATTAAAATCGGCTTTTGTAGATACCTTTCAGTTTCGCATAAAGAGCTTTAAAGACATTATACGCCTTGTTGACGGTTATGATATTGAAGATGCCATAAACCAAGCCTATTATAACTACAGTATAGAGGATACGGCTTTTATAGTGCGCTCTAACAAGCGTGCTAACCAGTATAATGAGCAAATACGCTACAAAATATTAGGCAGGGAGAGCGAACTATCGGCAGGGGATTTCCTGATGGTGGTAAAAAATAATTATTTTTGGCTTAACGAAAAATCCGAAGCAGGTTTTATAGCCAATGGCGATATTATTGAAGTACTGGAAATTTTCAGGATAGAGGAGCTATATGGGTTTAAATTTGCCCGTGTAAAAATACGCATGGTTGATTATCCTGACCAAATACCATTTGAAACAGTACTATTACTAGATACTATAACCAGTGAATCGGCTTCGCTTACCTATGAAGAATCTAACCGACTGTATGAAGAAGTACAAAAGGATTATGAAGGCGAAACGAAGTATAAAAAGTTTTTAAAAACAAAAAATAATCCGCACTTTAATGCCTTACAGGTTAAGTTTTCTTATGCCATGACGTGTCATAAATCGCAGGGTGGGCAATGGAATACTGTTTTTGTAGAGCAGCCTTATTTGCCCGAAGGTATTACTACCGATTATATTAGGTGGTTATATACCGCTGTAACCCGTGCTAAAGATAAACTGTACCTAATAGGGTTTAAAGATGAAAATTTTGAAGAGTAG
- the kdsB gene encoding 3-deoxy-manno-octulosonate cytidylyltransferase — protein sequence MKIIAVIPARYASTRFPAKLMQDLGGKTIITRTYEAAVKTELFDDVFVVTDSDIIFKEVITNGGKAIMSIKEHESGSDRIAEAVERMDVDIVVNVQGDEPFINKEPLEEVLEVFKNDTAHEIDLASLMMYITDEEDIDNPNNVKVVVDQKNFALYFSRSVIPYPREKGVGVKYFKHIGIYAFRKHALLDFYNLPMQSLEASEKLEQLRYLEYGKRIKMVETSHAGIGIDTPDDLEKARKML from the coding sequence ATGAAAATTATAGCCGTTATACCCGCACGATATGCCAGTACCCGTTTTCCTGCTAAGTTAATGCAGGACTTGGGCGGTAAAACCATAATAACCCGTACTTATGAAGCTGCTGTAAAAACGGAGCTTTTTGATGATGTTTTTGTAGTGACTGATTCGGATATTATTTTTAAAGAGGTAATAACCAATGGAGGTAAAGCCATAATGAGCATAAAAGAGCACGAAAGTGGTAGTGACCGTATTGCCGAAGCCGTAGAGCGCATGGATGTAGATATTGTGGTAAACGTGCAAGGCGATGAACCTTTTATTAATAAAGAACCGCTTGAAGAGGTACTTGAAGTATTTAAAAATGATACAGCACACGAAATTGACTTAGCTTCTCTTATGATGTATATTACTGACGAAGAGGATATAGACAACCCGAATAATGTAAAGGTAGTAGTCGATCAGAAAAATTTTGCACTTTATTTTTCACGTTCCGTAATACCTTACCCAAGAGAAAAAGGGGTAGGAGTGAAGTACTTTAAACACATTGGTATTTATGCTTTTAGAAAACACGCATTACTTGATTTTTACAACCTGCCTATGCAGTCACTCGAAGCTTCCGAAAAGCTGGAGCAGTTACGCTACCTAGAGTATGGTAAAAGAATAAAAATGGTAGAAACCAGCCATGCCGGTATTGGTATTGATACTCCCGACGATTTAGAGAAGGCAAGAAAGATGTTGTAA